In the genome of Globicephala melas chromosome 3, mGloMel1.2, whole genome shotgun sequence, one region contains:
- the FTMT gene encoding ferritin, mitochondrial, producing the protein MLPCFLFLSKHISTSLVSLRRARHGFALPPRWVPRRPWGSLPAAPGRLLAAAASSRGPAGPAGASSSVRQNFHPDCEAAINRQINLELCASYVYLSMAYYFSRDDVALHNFARYFLRLSREETEHAEKLMRLQNQRGGQICLQDIKKPDQDDWKSGLNAMECALLLEKNVNQSLLGLHTLASDKGDPHLCDFLETHYLNEQVKSIKQLGDHVHNLVKMGAPDSGLAEFLFDRHTLGNENNQN; encoded by the coding sequence ATGCTGCCCTGTTTCTTGTTCCTCTCCAAGCACATCAGCACTTCGTTGGTGTCCCTGCGCAGGGCGCGCCACGGCTTCGCGCTCCCGCCGCGCTGGGTCCCCAGGCGGCCCTGGGGCTCCCTGCCCGCCGCCCCCGGCCGCCTGCTGGCCGCAGCCGCGTCCTCGCGGGGACCAGCAGGACCAGCCGGCGCCTCCTCCAGCGTGCGCCAGAACTTCCACCCGGACTGCGAGGCCGCCATCAACCGCCAGATCAACCTGGAGCTCTGTGCGTCCTACGTGTACTTGTCTATGGCCTATTACTTCTCCCGAGATGACGTGGCCTTGCACAACTTCGCCAGATATTTCCTTCGACTGTCCCGGGAGGAGACCGAGCACGCGGAGAAGCTGATGAGGCTGCAGAACCAGCGGGGAGGACAGATCTGCCTACAGGACATCAAGAAACCGGACCAGGACGACTGGAAAAGCGGGCTGAATGCCATGGAGTGCGCTCTGCTcttggaaaagaatgtgaaccAGTCGTTGCTGGGATTGCACACTCTGGCCTCAGACAAAGGTGACCCCCATTTGTGCGATTTCCTGGAAACCCACTATCTGAATGAGCAGGTGAAGTCTATCAAACAACTAGGTGACCACGTGCACAACTTGGTTAAGATGGGAGCCCCGGATTCTGGCCTGGCAGAGTTCCTTTTTGACAGACATACCCttggaaatgaaaacaatcaGAACTAA